The following nucleotide sequence is from Myxococcus stipitatus.
ACCAGGACTATCGCCATGGATGGAACCTACTCCAGCGGACTGGAGCCTCCACAGGGCATTCGGCGGGGGTGGGCCGGCGTGCAACCGCGTTGCAGCATCGCCCGCTCGCTGTAAGGGGGACGACACCCCCCAGGAGCCCGGCCACCGCGCGCCACTGTCCTGACGGGCATACAGGGAACCTCCAAGCGCCGGGTGCCGTCGGCCCCGTTCGAAGTGGGGGCTGCACCACAGTGCCCTGCTCTGGCGTTCCATTTCAATACGTCACGGGGGCAATGGCAGTGCTTGTCTGGGTTCGGGCATGCCGGGCGATTGGGCGTATCCGACAGATGTCTGGATAGGAGTTGTCCAGGTCGAAGGGCGTCCATAGTTTGCGCGGCATGGTTCGCAAGCTCGAACCCAGGCCATCGATACGCGGGCCCGGGCGGGGACAGGTGATGTGCACGCCGTTCCTGTTCTCCTTCGAGCAAGCGGTTCCCTGTCCCTGAACCAGGCGAAGGCGGACACGTCGGGGCGCTCGAAGCCCATCGTCGTGTCCGCGGAAGACAGGCACACAGAAGAAACACGTAGAGGATTGTCCGTATGCACCAGATTCCCATCGCAGAGGCGGGCTTCAACGCCGGTCACATCCATGAATGGCGCCTCAGCCCTCCCCGGAACACGCTCGCCATCCTTTCGCTCAGCGACAGGCCCGCCTCCTTCAACCAGGAGAAGCACTTCGCGGCCGCGGTGGCGGCCCGTCAGGAGCACGCCGCGGAGGACTACTGGATTGGGATGTCGTTCAGGATTCCCGGGCCACTCGACCTGACCGCCCTGGAGGCCGCGCTCGTCAGGTTCGTGAAGCGGCATGAGGTGCTGCGATGCGGGTTCGAGCAGCTCGTCGCTGGCGACCTGCGCTGCGATGTCATGACCCCGGAGGAGGTCAGGTTGCGGCACACCGACCTGGGCTTCTTCCCGTCGAGCGAGGCGGTCACCGCGCACATCCAGACCACGTTCGACCGGGACATCGACACCCTGTCATGGCCCCTGTTCGTGATGGGCGTGGTGGTGGAGGCCTCGCAGGCCACCGTCTACATGGGGTTCGACCACATCCTGTGTGATGGTCTCTCGCTGGTGGTCGCGGTCGAGGATGTGCAGCGGGACTACGCCGCCCTGGTGGCTGGCCAGCGACCGGAGCTGGAGGTGGCGGGGAGCTATCTCGACTTCGGTGACCTCCAGCGCCACCGCTACAGGACGCTCGAGGCCAACAGCCCCGACCTGGAGTACTGGCGGTCCTTCATCGCCGACGCGGGTGACTTGTTCCCGCGCATCCCGCTCGACCTGGGCCTCGAGTACGGTCGGATGTATCCGGCGCGCAACCACACCGTCCGGTTGCTCGACGATACGAGGGCCCTGGCGTTCGAGCGCATCTGCCGGCAGCACGGCACGAAGCTGTTCATGGGCATGCTGGCCGTCGTCGGCATGGCCTTGAGGGACATTTCCGGGAGCCAGAAGTACCACGGGTTCCTGCCGATCAGCGAACGTCAGGACCCCCGGTGGCACAAGTCCTTCGGCTGGTTCGTCAACACCCTGGCCATCACCTTCCCCATCGCGGATGGCATGTCGTTCCCGGAAGTCGTCGAGGGCGTGCAGGCTGGCTTCAAGCAGCTCATCCGCAATGTCGACGTGCCCTTCGTGAAGGTCTGGGAGCTCCTCGCGCCGCAGTACTTTCACCTGCGGACCTGGCCGTTCCCGGTGAACTTCTTCTCCTTCCTCGACTACCGGAAGGTCGCTGGCGCCGACCGGTTCGATGTCTGGCAGCCGAAGACCATCCCGGAGTCCTCGCACTCCAACACCGGGAACATGTGGTTCTTCCGCAACGCCAACGGTCTCTTCCTCAATTCGATCTTCTGCGATGTGCCCAAGAGCATCGACGCGATGGACCGGTATCGCGACGCCATTGCCTCCACGCTCGACGGGCTCATCCAGGGTTCCGCCCGGGGTGGCGTCGTGTCCAGGGAGAGCGGCCCGCCGACGGTGGCGGTCTAGTTTCCGGTGCGACTCCCGAGGCTTGGTATTATGTCCATAATACCATGAAGGTGGGGGCTCGCGGGCCCTCCTCATCCGCCTCGTCACGAGGGAGTCGAGTCATGCAGGTCGAGAATGCCGTCGCGCTGGTCACCGGTGCCAATCGTGGGTTGGGGCTCGCCTTCGCCAGGGCCTTGTTGGAGCGTGGGGCCCGCAAGGTCTATGCGGCGGCCCGGGAGCCCTCGAGCATCCAGCTTCCGGGCGTGGTCCCGGTCCGGTTGGACGTCACCCGGCCCGAGCAGTTGGAGGCGCTGGTCCGGGAGGCGGGGGACGTGTCGCTGCTCGTCAACAACGCGGGCATCCTGAAGGGGACGAGCCTGCTGGGCTCGGACGCGATGTCCGCGGCGCGCGCCGAATTGGAGACGAACTATCTGGGCCCCCTGGCGACGAGCAGTGCCTTCGCGCCCGTGCTGGCGCGCAACGGGGGTGGCGCCATCATCAACGTGCTCTCGGTGCTCAGTTGGGTGGCCTTCCCCGGTTCGTCCAGCTACAGCGCGTCGAAGGCCGCTGCCTGGGCGCTGACCAACGGGCTGCGCAAGGAGTTGCGCGCCCAGAAGACGCAGGTGGTGGCCCTGCATGTCGGCTACATGGACACCGACATGGCGGAGAAGGTCACCTCGCCGAAGTCGAGCCCCTCCGACGTCGCGCGCCTGACGCTGGACGCGCTCGAGGCGGGCCAGGACGAGGTGCTCGCCGACGAAGTGAGCCGCAACGTCAAGCAGGGCCTGTCCGCGGGGGTCTATCTCCAGCGCGCCTGAGCGCGTCGTCGGGCCGGAGCGGCCGAGCGCCGGATGGCCGGAAACGTCGGGACTCCGTCCTTGCCCCGCTCCGGGCGCCCACCTATCCCTCCACACTTGGCGACCACGGCTCGCGTGCATCCGCGAGGGAGGAGGGGCGCCAACATGCCGGGGCATCTTCCGGCACTGGAGGCAGATGATGTTGGAGACCCTCTGGCAGGACCTCCGTTACGGCGCGCGCATCCTCGTCCGCGGGCCGGGTTTCACGTTGGCCATCTTGCTGACGCTGGCGCTCGGCATTGGCGCGAACACCGCCATCTTCAGCGTCATCCACGGCGTGTTGCTGCGACCGCTTCCTTATGCGGATGGAGAGCGCCTGGTGCATCTCGAGCAGCCCGTGGCGCGGGCGGACCTCGAGAACGCGGGCTTCTCGCCGGTCGAGCTGGAGGACTACCGGCAACGCCTCACGCGTATCCAGGGGTTGGTGGAGTACCACTCCATGCCCTTCAACATCGTGGGCCACGGGGAGCCGCAGCGGGTCCAGACGGCCGTGGTGTCCGCTGGCTTCTTCGACACGCTGGGCGTCCGCCCACTGCTCGGCCGGGCGTTCCTCCCCGACGAGGAGAAGCCCGGGGCGGCGCCGGTGTTGATCCTCAGCCATGCGTACTGGCGACGCGCGCTCGGCGCGGACCCCACCATCGTGGGGAAGACCTTCACCATGAACGGGCGCACGCACACCGTCATCGGGGTGCTGCCTCCCGTCCCCCAGTACCCGGCGGAGAACGACGTGTACATGCCCGTCTCCGCCTGCCCGTTCCGTTCGGGGGAGCACTGGACCCATACCCGCGCCAGCCGCGGGCTCACCGTCCTGGGGCGGCTCGCTCCCGGCGTGTCGCTCGCGCAGGCTCGCGCCGAACTGGCGATGGTGGCGGCGGGGCTCCATCTCGCCCACCCCGAGGACTACCCCGCCACCGAGGGGTTCTCCGCCACCGCGTCCAGCATGCGGGACAGGCTCGTGGCCCGCGCGCGACCCACCTTGCTGCTCCTGTTCGCTACGGCCGTCTTCCTGCTGCTCGTCGTCTGCGCCAACGTCGCCAACCTCACCCTGGCGCGTCTGGCTCGTCGCGAGCACGAGCTCGCGGTCCGCGCCGCGGTGGGCGCCGGACGGGGGCGGCTCGTCAGGCAGCTGCTGACGGAACACCTGCTGCTGTCGCTCCTGGGAGGGCTGCTGGGGCTCGTCGTGGCGGTCGCGGGGATGGAGCTGCTCGTTCAATTCGTGGCGCGCTACACGTCGCGCGCGGTGGAGGTGGACGTGGGCGCTCCCATGCTCGTCATCAACCTCGGCCTGTCGCTCGGGACGGGGCTGGTGCTGTCACTGTTGCCCGCGCTTCCCGCGCGCACGGTGTTCGGTTCGGGGAGCCTGCGGGGCGCGGGGGCCTCACGGGTGAGCCCGCGCCTGCGAGGCTTCTTCATCGTCGCGCAGGTGGCCCTCTCGTGCGTGCTGCTGGTGGGGGCGGGATTGATGCTGCGCAGCATGGCGAGGCTCCATCGCGTGGACCCGGGGTTCGACCCGGAGAACGTGCTCACCGCGCGGGTGGACCTGGGGTGGGACCGGTATCGCGAGGAGGACAAGGTCCGCGCCTTCGCCGAGCAGCTGGTGCCACGATTGGAAGGGCTGCCCGGGGTGTCCGCGGTCGGGATCGCCAACGACCTGCCACTCGGCGGCGGCAGCCCCTGGACGAGCACGCTCCAGGTCGAGGGCCAGGACG
It contains:
- a CDS encoding condensation domain-containing protein, with the translated sequence MHQIPIAEAGFNAGHIHEWRLSPPRNTLAILSLSDRPASFNQEKHFAAAVAARQEHAAEDYWIGMSFRIPGPLDLTALEAALVRFVKRHEVLRCGFEQLVAGDLRCDVMTPEEVRLRHTDLGFFPSSEAVTAHIQTTFDRDIDTLSWPLFVMGVVVEASQATVYMGFDHILCDGLSLVVAVEDVQRDYAALVAGQRPELEVAGSYLDFGDLQRHRYRTLEANSPDLEYWRSFIADAGDLFPRIPLDLGLEYGRMYPARNHTVRLLDDTRALAFERICRQHGTKLFMGMLAVVGMALRDISGSQKYHGFLPISERQDPRWHKSFGWFVNTLAITFPIADGMSFPEVVEGVQAGFKQLIRNVDVPFVKVWELLAPQYFHLRTWPFPVNFFSFLDYRKVAGADRFDVWQPKTIPESSHSNTGNMWFFRNANGLFLNSIFCDVPKSIDAMDRYRDAIASTLDGLIQGSARGGVVSRESGPPTVAV
- a CDS encoding SDR family oxidoreductase, with amino-acid sequence MQVENAVALVTGANRGLGLAFARALLERGARKVYAAAREPSSIQLPGVVPVRLDVTRPEQLEALVREAGDVSLLVNNAGILKGTSLLGSDAMSAARAELETNYLGPLATSSAFAPVLARNGGGAIINVLSVLSWVAFPGSSSYSASKAAAWALTNGLRKELRAQKTQVVALHVGYMDTDMAEKVTSPKSSPSDVARLTLDALEAGQDEVLADEVSRNVKQGLSAGVYLQRA
- a CDS encoding ABC transporter permease, which translates into the protein MLETLWQDLRYGARILVRGPGFTLAILLTLALGIGANTAIFSVIHGVLLRPLPYADGERLVHLEQPVARADLENAGFSPVELEDYRQRLTRIQGLVEYHSMPFNIVGHGEPQRVQTAVVSAGFFDTLGVRPLLGRAFLPDEEKPGAAPVLILSHAYWRRALGADPTIVGKTFTMNGRTHTVIGVLPPVPQYPAENDVYMPVSACPFRSGEHWTHTRASRGLTVLGRLAPGVSLAQARAELAMVAAGLHLAHPEDYPATEGFSATASSMRDRLVARARPTLLLLFATAVFLLLVVCANVANLTLARLARREHELAVRAAVGAGRGRLVRQLLTEHLLLSLLGGLLGLVVAVAGMELLVQFVARYTSRAVEVDVGAPMLVINLGLSLGTGLVLSLLPALPARTVFGSGSLRGAGASRVSPRLRGFFIVAQVALSCVLLVGAGLMLRSMARLHRVDPGFDPENVLTARVDLGWDRYREEDKVRAFAEQLVPRLEGLPGVSAVGIANDLPLGGGSPWTSTLQVEGQDVLAGQVRPQADLRSATPGYFRALGVPLVTGRLFEPGDGPGAAQVVVVNQAFARAYFAGEEPLGRRISFDDGRSWGTVVGVVGDVRERGLGEEPPREVYLPFALQPLRDVRLLVRTHGVPMALAPRLRELVHELDSAQPVTDVRPLSSLRNESLAAPRLVTLLLGFIAVLALVLTCTGLSGVVAFSVSQRVRELGIRLALGAEPASVLGLVLRQGMALVLAGLVLGTVGALGLSSLMEGLLFGVEPADPVTLVGVVLLLGGTGAVACLIPAVRASRVDPAIALRST